One region of Eupeodes corollae chromosome 1, idEupCoro1.1, whole genome shotgun sequence genomic DNA includes:
- the LOC129943398 gene encoding amyloid-beta-like protein isoform X11, with protein sequence MSLHFVTCLFALFALISSLEAASPRWEPQIAVLCEAGQVFQPQFLSEEGRWVTDLSKKTPSSTCLRDKMDLLDYCKKVYPNRDITNIVESSHYQKIGGWCRQGAMNSAKCKGVHRWIKPFRCLEGPFQSDALLVPEGCLFDHIHNASRCWPFVRWNQTGAAACQERGMQMRSFAMLLPCGISLFSGVEFVCCPKHFKEEIRVKKTDLPVVVPEEIVSADDDDSNYSKDSADDDDDEIMNDDEDDDMVADEAAENDGAADEGNAEYDSNEELENYEDLDDQNDEAWDSNANPKPKTTETSKVASSSETSAQVVITKPSSSDAIPLPPQQPPSTSQPTADPYFTHFDPHYEHQSYKRLEENHREKVTRVMKDWSDLEEKYQDMRLADPKAAQSFKQRMTARFQTSVQALEEEGNAEKHQLAAMHQQRVLAHINQRKREAMTCYTQALTEQPPNAHHVEKCLQKLLRALHKDRAHALAHYRHLLNSGGPGGLEAAASERPRTLERLIDIDRAVNQSMTMLKRYPDLSSKISQLMNDYILALRSKDDIPGSALGMSEEAEAAILDKYRIEVERKVSEKERQRLAEKQRKEQRAAEREKLREEKLRMEAKKIDELVKTQADQELQAKEAKEAKDVITVVDPTKMSHSEKETTPEEYSDSTASTKTQTVLPTVDDEALQRAVEDVAAAVAHQEAEPQMQHFMTHDLGHRESSFSLRREFHTHSPREGRNVYFTLSFAGIALMAAVFVGVAVAKWRTSRSPHAQGFIEVDQTAALPVTPEEKHVANMQINGYENPTYKYFEVKE encoded by the exons GTCTATCCAAATCGTGACATTACCAATATTGTTGAGTCATCTCACTATCAGAAAATCGGAGGATGGTGTCGTCAGGGAGCTATGAATTCGGCCAAATGCAAGGGTGTCCATCGATGGATTAAGCCATTCCGGTGTTTGG AAGGTCCCTTCCAATCCGATGCGCTTTTGGTGCCCGAAGGCTGTCTTTTCGATCACATCCACAATGCATCACGATGCTGGCCATTTGTCAGATGGAATCAGACTGGAGCTGCAGCCTGTCAAGAGCGAGGCATGCAAATGCGAAGCTTTGCCATGCTCCTTCCATGTGGAATCTCATTGTTCTCTGGAGTTGAATTCGTATGCTGTCCAAAACATTTCAAGG AAGAAATTCGTGTAAAGAAAACCGATTTGCCAGTTGTGGTCCCCGAAGAAATCGTTTCggccgatgatgatgattctaATTATTCAAAGGACTCAgccgatgatgacgacgatgaaattatgaatgacgatgaagacgatGACATGGTTGCCGACGAAGCAGCTGAAAATGATGGTGCCGCTGACGAAGGAAATGCTGAATATGACTCAAACGAGGAGCTTGAAAACTACGAAGATCTGGACGATCAGAACGATGAGGCATGGGATTCAAATGCCAATCCAAAGCCAAAAACAACCGAAACTTCAAAGGTAGCCTCTTCGTCTGAGACATCTGCTCAAGTGGTCATCACAAAACCATCGTCCTCGGATGCGATTCCCTTGCCACCACAGCAACCCCCATCGACTAGCCAGCCCACAGCTGATCCATACTTTACTCACTTTGACCCTCACTATGAACATCAGAGCTACAAA CGCCTTGAGGAAAACCACCGAGAGAAGGTGACTCGTGTGATGAAGGACTGGTCAGATTTGGAGGAAAAGTACCAAGATATGCGATTGGCTGATCCAAAGGCAGCACAAAGCTTCAAACAGCGCATGACTGCCCGCTTCCAG ACTTCTGTTCAGGCACTCGAGGAAGAAGGTAACGCCGAGAAACATCAACTCGCTGCTATGCACCAACAGAGGGTGTTAGCGCACATtaatcaaagaaaacgtgaAGCCATGACTTGCTACACTCAGGCCCTAACCGAGCAACCACCTAAC GCTCACCATGTTGAAAAGTGTCTGCAAAAGTTATTGCGAGCTCTGCATAAGGATCGTGCTCATGCTCTGGCTCACTACCGTCACCTTTTGAATTCGGGAGGTCCTGGTGGACTTGAGGCTGCTGCATCTGAAAGGCCACGTACTTTGGAACGACTCATTGACATCGATCGCGCTGTAAATCAATCAATGACAATGTTGAAACGTTACCCTGACTTGTCCTCAAAGATCTCACAGTTGATGAACGATTACATTTTGGCATTGAGAAGCAAAGATGATATTCCCGGATCAGCCTTGGGCATGAGTGAAGAAGCTGAAGCTGCAATTTTGGACAAGTATCGTATTGAAGTCGAACGTAAGGTTTCAGAAAAGGAACGACAGCGATTAGCCGAAAAGCAAAGAAAGGAACAACGAGCTGCCGAAAGGGAGAAATTGCGAGAGGAAAAATTACGCATGGAAGCAAAGAAAATCGATGAACTCGTGAAGACACAAGCCGATCAAGAATTGCAAGCCAAGGAAGCCAAAGAAGCAAAGGATGTAATTACAGTTGTAGACCCAACAAAAATGTCACACAGCGAGAAGGAGACAACACCAGAAGAATACAGCGATTCGACAGCAAG CACCAAGACTCAAACTGTATTGCCAACAGTCGATGATGAGGCCCTGCAGCGTGCTGTCGAGGATGTGGCAGCAGCTGTTGCCCATCAAGAAGCTGAACCACAAATGCAACACTTCATGACACACGATTTGGGTCATAGGGAAtcg AGCTTCTCTCTCCGTAGAGAATTCCACACGCATTCCCCCAGGGAGGGTAGAAACGTTTACTTTACGTTATCATTCGCTGGTATTGCATTGATGGCAGCAGTATTTGTAGGTGTTGCAGTAGCCAAATGGAGAACATCTCGCTCACCACATGCGCAAGGCTTTATTGAAGTTGACCAG ACTGCAGCATTGCCCGTGACACCAGAAGAAAAACATGTTGCGAACATGCAAATCAATGGCTACGAGAATCCAACTTATAAGTATTTTGAAGTTAAGGAATAA
- the LOC129943398 gene encoding amyloid-beta-like protein isoform X6, producing the protein MSLHFVTCLFALFALISSLEAASPRWEPQIAVLCEAGQVFQPQFLSEEGRWVTDLSKKTPSSTCLRDKMDLLDYCKKVYPNRDITNIVESSHYQKIGGWCRQGAMNSAKCKGVHRWIKPFRCLEGPFQSDALLVPEGCLFDHIHNASRCWPFVRWNQTGAAACQERGMQMRSFAMLLPCGISLFSGVEFVCCPKHFKEEIRVKKTDLPVVVPEEIVSADDDDSNYSKDSADDDDDEIMNDDEDDDMVADEAAENDGAADEGNAEYDSNEELENYEDLDDQNDEAWDSNANPKPKTTETSKVASSSETSAQVVITKPSSSDAIPLPPQQPPSTSQPTADPYFTHFDPHYEHQSYKRLEENHREKVTRVMKDWSDLEEKYQDMRLADPKAAQSFKQRMTARFQTSVQALEEEGNAEKHQLAAMHQQRVLAHINQRKREAMTCYTQALTEQPPNVRPFSDFSLEDAEPSYFPPQAHHVEKCLQKLLRALHKDRAHALAHYRHLLNSGGPGGLEAAASERPRTLERLIDIDRAVNQSMTMLKRYPDLSSKISQLMNDYILALRSKDDIPGSALGMSEEAEAAILDKYRIEVERKVSEKERQRLAEKQRKEQRAAEREKLREEKLRMEAKKIDELVKTQADQELQAKEAKEAKDVITVVDPTKMSHSEKETTPEEYSDSTASTKTQTVLPTVDDEALQRAVEDVAAAVAHQEAEPQMQHFMTHDLGHRESSFSLRREFHTHSPREGRNVYFTLSFAGIALMAAVFVGVAVAKWRTSRSPHAQGFIEVDQTAALPVTPEEKHVANMQINGYENPTYKYFEVKE; encoded by the exons GTCTATCCAAATCGTGACATTACCAATATTGTTGAGTCATCTCACTATCAGAAAATCGGAGGATGGTGTCGTCAGGGAGCTATGAATTCGGCCAAATGCAAGGGTGTCCATCGATGGATTAAGCCATTCCGGTGTTTGG AAGGTCCCTTCCAATCCGATGCGCTTTTGGTGCCCGAAGGCTGTCTTTTCGATCACATCCACAATGCATCACGATGCTGGCCATTTGTCAGATGGAATCAGACTGGAGCTGCAGCCTGTCAAGAGCGAGGCATGCAAATGCGAAGCTTTGCCATGCTCCTTCCATGTGGAATCTCATTGTTCTCTGGAGTTGAATTCGTATGCTGTCCAAAACATTTCAAGG AAGAAATTCGTGTAAAGAAAACCGATTTGCCAGTTGTGGTCCCCGAAGAAATCGTTTCggccgatgatgatgattctaATTATTCAAAGGACTCAgccgatgatgacgacgatgaaattatgaatgacgatgaagacgatGACATGGTTGCCGACGAAGCAGCTGAAAATGATGGTGCCGCTGACGAAGGAAATGCTGAATATGACTCAAACGAGGAGCTTGAAAACTACGAAGATCTGGACGATCAGAACGATGAGGCATGGGATTCAAATGCCAATCCAAAGCCAAAAACAACCGAAACTTCAAAGGTAGCCTCTTCGTCTGAGACATCTGCTCAAGTGGTCATCACAAAACCATCGTCCTCGGATGCGATTCCCTTGCCACCACAGCAACCCCCATCGACTAGCCAGCCCACAGCTGATCCATACTTTACTCACTTTGACCCTCACTATGAACATCAGAGCTACAAA CGCCTTGAGGAAAACCACCGAGAGAAGGTGACTCGTGTGATGAAGGACTGGTCAGATTTGGAGGAAAAGTACCAAGATATGCGATTGGCTGATCCAAAGGCAGCACAAAGCTTCAAACAGCGCATGACTGCCCGCTTCCAG ACTTCTGTTCAGGCACTCGAGGAAGAAGGTAACGCCGAGAAACATCAACTCGCTGCTATGCACCAACAGAGGGTGTTAGCGCACATtaatcaaagaaaacgtgaAGCCATGACTTGCTACACTCAGGCCCTAACCGAGCAACCACCTAACGTAAGACCATTCTCCGATTTTAGTCTTGAGGATGCTGAACCATCGTACTTTCCTCCCCAGGCTCACCATGTTGAAAAGTGTCTGCAAAAGTTATTGCGAGCTCTGCATAAGGATCGTGCTCATGCTCTGGCTCACTACCGTCACCTTTTGAATTCGGGAGGTCCTGGTGGACTTGAGGCTGCTGCATCTGAAAGGCCACGTACTTTGGAACGACTCATTGACATCGATCGCGCTGTAAATCAATCAATGACAATGTTGAAACGTTACCCTGACTTGTCCTCAAAGATCTCACAGTTGATGAACGATTACATTTTGGCATTGAGAAGCAAAGATGATATTCCCGGATCAGCCTTGGGCATGAGTGAAGAAGCTGAAGCTGCAATTTTGGACAAGTATCGTATTGAAGTCGAACGTAAGGTTTCAGAAAAGGAACGACAGCGATTAGCCGAAAAGCAAAGAAAGGAACAACGAGCTGCCGAAAGGGAGAAATTGCGAGAGGAAAAATTACGCATGGAAGCAAAGAAAATCGATGAACTCGTGAAGACACAAGCCGATCAAGAATTGCAAGCCAAGGAAGCCAAAGAAGCAAAGGATGTAATTACAGTTGTAGACCCAACAAAAATGTCACACAGCGAGAAGGAGACAACACCAGAAGAATACAGCGATTCGACAGCAAG CACCAAGACTCAAACTGTATTGCCAACAGTCGATGATGAGGCCCTGCAGCGTGCTGTCGAGGATGTGGCAGCAGCTGTTGCCCATCAAGAAGCTGAACCACAAATGCAACACTTCATGACACACGATTTGGGTCATAGGGAAtcg AGCTTCTCTCTCCGTAGAGAATTCCACACGCATTCCCCCAGGGAGGGTAGAAACGTTTACTTTACGTTATCATTCGCTGGTATTGCATTGATGGCAGCAGTATTTGTAGGTGTTGCAGTAGCCAAATGGAGAACATCTCGCTCACCACATGCGCAAGGCTTTATTGAAGTTGACCAG ACTGCAGCATTGCCCGTGACACCAGAAGAAAAACATGTTGCGAACATGCAAATCAATGGCTACGAGAATCCAACTTATAAGTATTTTGAAGTTAAGGAATAA
- the LOC129943398 gene encoding amyloid-beta-like protein isoform X13 — protein sequence MSLHFVTCLFALFALISSLEAASPRWEPQIAVLCEAGQVFQPQFLSEEGRWVTDLSKKTPSSTCLRDKMDLLDYCKKVYPNRDITNIVESSHYQKIGGWCRQGAMNSAKCKGVHRWIKPFRCLGPFQSDALLVPEGCLFDHIHNASRCWPFVRWNQTGAAACQERGMQMRSFAMLLPCGISLFSGVEFVCCPKHFKEEIRVKKTDLPVVVPEEIVSADDDDSNYSKDSADDDDDEIMNDDEDDDMVADEAAENDGAADEGNAEYDSNEELENYEDLDDQNDEAWDSNANPKPKTTETSKVASSSETSAQVVITKPSSSDAIPLPPQQPPSTSQPTADPYFTHFDPHYEHQSYKRLEENHREKVTRVMKDWSDLEEKYQDMRLADPKAAQSFKQRMTARFQTSVQALEEEGNAEKHQLAAMHQQRVLAHINQRKREAMTCYTQALTEQPPNAHHVEKCLQKLLRALHKDRAHALAHYRHLLNSGGPGGLEAAASERPRTLERLIDIDRAVNQSMTMLKRYPDLSSKISQLMNDYILALRSKDDIPGSALGMSEEAEAAILDKYRIEVERKVSEKERQRLAEKQRKEQRAAEREKLREEKLRMEAKKIDELVKTQADQELQAKEAKEAKDVITVVDPTKMSHSEKETTPEEYSDSTASTKTQTVLPTVDDEALQRAVEDVAAAVAHQEAEPQMQHFMTHDLGHRESSFSLRREFHTHSPREGRNVYFTLSFAGIALMAAVFVGVAVAKWRTSRSPHAQGFIEVDQTAALPVTPEEKHVANMQINGYENPTYKYFEVKE from the exons GTCTATCCAAATCGTGACATTACCAATATTGTTGAGTCATCTCACTATCAGAAAATCGGAGGATGGTGTCGTCAGGGAGCTATGAATTCGGCCAAATGCAAGGGTGTCCATCGATGGATTAAGCCATTCCGGTGTTTGG GTCCCTTCCAATCCGATGCGCTTTTGGTGCCCGAAGGCTGTCTTTTCGATCACATCCACAATGCATCACGATGCTGGCCATTTGTCAGATGGAATCAGACTGGAGCTGCAGCCTGTCAAGAGCGAGGCATGCAAATGCGAAGCTTTGCCATGCTCCTTCCATGTGGAATCTCATTGTTCTCTGGAGTTGAATTCGTATGCTGTCCAAAACATTTCAAGG AAGAAATTCGTGTAAAGAAAACCGATTTGCCAGTTGTGGTCCCCGAAGAAATCGTTTCggccgatgatgatgattctaATTATTCAAAGGACTCAgccgatgatgacgacgatgaaattatgaatgacgatgaagacgatGACATGGTTGCCGACGAAGCAGCTGAAAATGATGGTGCCGCTGACGAAGGAAATGCTGAATATGACTCAAACGAGGAGCTTGAAAACTACGAAGATCTGGACGATCAGAACGATGAGGCATGGGATTCAAATGCCAATCCAAAGCCAAAAACAACCGAAACTTCAAAGGTAGCCTCTTCGTCTGAGACATCTGCTCAAGTGGTCATCACAAAACCATCGTCCTCGGATGCGATTCCCTTGCCACCACAGCAACCCCCATCGACTAGCCAGCCCACAGCTGATCCATACTTTACTCACTTTGACCCTCACTATGAACATCAGAGCTACAAA CGCCTTGAGGAAAACCACCGAGAGAAGGTGACTCGTGTGATGAAGGACTGGTCAGATTTGGAGGAAAAGTACCAAGATATGCGATTGGCTGATCCAAAGGCAGCACAAAGCTTCAAACAGCGCATGACTGCCCGCTTCCAG ACTTCTGTTCAGGCACTCGAGGAAGAAGGTAACGCCGAGAAACATCAACTCGCTGCTATGCACCAACAGAGGGTGTTAGCGCACATtaatcaaagaaaacgtgaAGCCATGACTTGCTACACTCAGGCCCTAACCGAGCAACCACCTAAC GCTCACCATGTTGAAAAGTGTCTGCAAAAGTTATTGCGAGCTCTGCATAAGGATCGTGCTCATGCTCTGGCTCACTACCGTCACCTTTTGAATTCGGGAGGTCCTGGTGGACTTGAGGCTGCTGCATCTGAAAGGCCACGTACTTTGGAACGACTCATTGACATCGATCGCGCTGTAAATCAATCAATGACAATGTTGAAACGTTACCCTGACTTGTCCTCAAAGATCTCACAGTTGATGAACGATTACATTTTGGCATTGAGAAGCAAAGATGATATTCCCGGATCAGCCTTGGGCATGAGTGAAGAAGCTGAAGCTGCAATTTTGGACAAGTATCGTATTGAAGTCGAACGTAAGGTTTCAGAAAAGGAACGACAGCGATTAGCCGAAAAGCAAAGAAAGGAACAACGAGCTGCCGAAAGGGAGAAATTGCGAGAGGAAAAATTACGCATGGAAGCAAAGAAAATCGATGAACTCGTGAAGACACAAGCCGATCAAGAATTGCAAGCCAAGGAAGCCAAAGAAGCAAAGGATGTAATTACAGTTGTAGACCCAACAAAAATGTCACACAGCGAGAAGGAGACAACACCAGAAGAATACAGCGATTCGACAGCAAG CACCAAGACTCAAACTGTATTGCCAACAGTCGATGATGAGGCCCTGCAGCGTGCTGTCGAGGATGTGGCAGCAGCTGTTGCCCATCAAGAAGCTGAACCACAAATGCAACACTTCATGACACACGATTTGGGTCATAGGGAAtcg AGCTTCTCTCTCCGTAGAGAATTCCACACGCATTCCCCCAGGGAGGGTAGAAACGTTTACTTTACGTTATCATTCGCTGGTATTGCATTGATGGCAGCAGTATTTGTAGGTGTTGCAGTAGCCAAATGGAGAACATCTCGCTCACCACATGCGCAAGGCTTTATTGAAGTTGACCAG ACTGCAGCATTGCCCGTGACACCAGAAGAAAAACATGTTGCGAACATGCAAATCAATGGCTACGAGAATCCAACTTATAAGTATTTTGAAGTTAAGGAATAA
- the LOC129943398 gene encoding amyloid-beta-like protein isoform X4 yields the protein MSLHFVTCLFALFALISSLEAASPRWEPQIAVLCEAGQVFQPQFLSEEGRWVTDLSKKTPSSTCLRDKMDLLDYCKKVYPNRDITNIVESSHYQKIGGWCRQGAMNSAKCKGVHRWIKPFRCLEGPFQSDALLVPEGCLFDHIHNASRCWPFVRWNQTGAAACQERGMQMRSFAMLLPCGISLFSGVEFVCCPKHFKEEIRVKKTDLPVVVPEEIVSADDDDSNYSKDSADDDDDEIMNDDEDDDMVADEAAENDGAADEGNAEYDSNEELENYEDLDDQNDEAWDSNANPKPKTTETSKVASSSETSAQVVITKPSSSDAIPLPPQQPPSTSQPTADPYFTHFDPHYEHQSYKVSQKRLEENHREKVTRVMKDWSDLEEKYQDMRLADPKAAQSFKQRMTARFQTSVQALEEEGNAEKHQLAAMHQQRVLAHINQRKREAMTCYTQALTEQPPNVRPFSDFSLEDAEPSYFPPQAHHVEKCLQKLLRALHKDRAHALAHYRHLLNSGGPGGLEAAASERPRTLERLIDIDRAVNQSMTMLKRYPDLSSKISQLMNDYILALRSKDDIPGSALGMSEEAEAAILDKYRIEVERKVSEKERQRLAEKQRKEQRAAEREKLREEKLRMEAKKIDELVKTQADQELQAKEAKEAKDVITVVDPTKMSHSEKETTPEEYSDSTASTKTQTVLPTVDDEALQRAVEDVAAAVAHQEAEPQMQHFMTHDLGHRESSFSLRREFHTHSPREGRNVYFTLSFAGIALMAAVFVGVAVAKWRTSRSPHAQGFIEVDQTAALPVTPEEKHVANMQINGYENPTYKYFEVKE from the exons GTCTATCCAAATCGTGACATTACCAATATTGTTGAGTCATCTCACTATCAGAAAATCGGAGGATGGTGTCGTCAGGGAGCTATGAATTCGGCCAAATGCAAGGGTGTCCATCGATGGATTAAGCCATTCCGGTGTTTGG AAGGTCCCTTCCAATCCGATGCGCTTTTGGTGCCCGAAGGCTGTCTTTTCGATCACATCCACAATGCATCACGATGCTGGCCATTTGTCAGATGGAATCAGACTGGAGCTGCAGCCTGTCAAGAGCGAGGCATGCAAATGCGAAGCTTTGCCATGCTCCTTCCATGTGGAATCTCATTGTTCTCTGGAGTTGAATTCGTATGCTGTCCAAAACATTTCAAGG AAGAAATTCGTGTAAAGAAAACCGATTTGCCAGTTGTGGTCCCCGAAGAAATCGTTTCggccgatgatgatgattctaATTATTCAAAGGACTCAgccgatgatgacgacgatgaaattatgaatgacgatgaagacgatGACATGGTTGCCGACGAAGCAGCTGAAAATGATGGTGCCGCTGACGAAGGAAATGCTGAATATGACTCAAACGAGGAGCTTGAAAACTACGAAGATCTGGACGATCAGAACGATGAGGCATGGGATTCAAATGCCAATCCAAAGCCAAAAACAACCGAAACTTCAAAGGTAGCCTCTTCGTCTGAGACATCTGCTCAAGTGGTCATCACAAAACCATCGTCCTCGGATGCGATTCCCTTGCCACCACAGCAACCCCCATCGACTAGCCAGCCCACAGCTGATCCATACTTTACTCACTTTGACCCTCACTATGAACATCAGAGCTACAAAGTAAGTCAGAAA CGCCTTGAGGAAAACCACCGAGAGAAGGTGACTCGTGTGATGAAGGACTGGTCAGATTTGGAGGAAAAGTACCAAGATATGCGATTGGCTGATCCAAAGGCAGCACAAAGCTTCAAACAGCGCATGACTGCCCGCTTCCAG ACTTCTGTTCAGGCACTCGAGGAAGAAGGTAACGCCGAGAAACATCAACTCGCTGCTATGCACCAACAGAGGGTGTTAGCGCACATtaatcaaagaaaacgtgaAGCCATGACTTGCTACACTCAGGCCCTAACCGAGCAACCACCTAACGTAAGACCATTCTCCGATTTTAGTCTTGAGGATGCTGAACCATCGTACTTTCCTCCCCAGGCTCACCATGTTGAAAAGTGTCTGCAAAAGTTATTGCGAGCTCTGCATAAGGATCGTGCTCATGCTCTGGCTCACTACCGTCACCTTTTGAATTCGGGAGGTCCTGGTGGACTTGAGGCTGCTGCATCTGAAAGGCCACGTACTTTGGAACGACTCATTGACATCGATCGCGCTGTAAATCAATCAATGACAATGTTGAAACGTTACCCTGACTTGTCCTCAAAGATCTCACAGTTGATGAACGATTACATTTTGGCATTGAGAAGCAAAGATGATATTCCCGGATCAGCCTTGGGCATGAGTGAAGAAGCTGAAGCTGCAATTTTGGACAAGTATCGTATTGAAGTCGAACGTAAGGTTTCAGAAAAGGAACGACAGCGATTAGCCGAAAAGCAAAGAAAGGAACAACGAGCTGCCGAAAGGGAGAAATTGCGAGAGGAAAAATTACGCATGGAAGCAAAGAAAATCGATGAACTCGTGAAGACACAAGCCGATCAAGAATTGCAAGCCAAGGAAGCCAAAGAAGCAAAGGATGTAATTACAGTTGTAGACCCAACAAAAATGTCACACAGCGAGAAGGAGACAACACCAGAAGAATACAGCGATTCGACAGCAAG CACCAAGACTCAAACTGTATTGCCAACAGTCGATGATGAGGCCCTGCAGCGTGCTGTCGAGGATGTGGCAGCAGCTGTTGCCCATCAAGAAGCTGAACCACAAATGCAACACTTCATGACACACGATTTGGGTCATAGGGAAtcg AGCTTCTCTCTCCGTAGAGAATTCCACACGCATTCCCCCAGGGAGGGTAGAAACGTTTACTTTACGTTATCATTCGCTGGTATTGCATTGATGGCAGCAGTATTTGTAGGTGTTGCAGTAGCCAAATGGAGAACATCTCGCTCACCACATGCGCAAGGCTTTATTGAAGTTGACCAG ACTGCAGCATTGCCCGTGACACCAGAAGAAAAACATGTTGCGAACATGCAAATCAATGGCTACGAGAATCCAACTTATAAGTATTTTGAAGTTAAGGAATAA